One segment of uncultured Propionivibrio sp. DNA contains the following:
- a CDS encoding exodeoxyribonuclease III, protein MVRIITLNLNGIRSAWSKGVFPWLAAQDADVVCLQEVKAQLADLSDEMRAPEGFHAYYHLAERKGYSGVGLWCRRPPDAVIEGLGDAEFDAEGRYLRADFGALSVVSLYLPSGSSSPERQEAKFRFMDRFHPVLADLAASGRDVVVCGDWNIAHREIDLKNWRSNRKNSGFLPEERAWVGRLLDESGWVDAYRRLYPEATEECYTWWSNRGQAWAKNVGWRLDYQLATPALAALAQSASVYKEQRFSDHAPLTIDYDRMP, encoded by the coding sequence ATGGTACGCATCATTACCCTAAATCTCAATGGAATTCGTTCGGCATGGAGCAAGGGCGTCTTCCCCTGGCTGGCCGCTCAGGATGCCGATGTCGTTTGCCTGCAGGAGGTCAAGGCGCAGCTCGCGGATCTGTCCGACGAGATGCGCGCCCCCGAAGGTTTTCACGCTTATTACCATCTGGCCGAACGCAAGGGCTACAGCGGCGTCGGTCTGTGGTGCCGACGGCCGCCCGATGCGGTGATCGAAGGCCTGGGCGATGCCGAATTCGATGCCGAGGGGCGTTATCTGCGGGCCGATTTCGGCGCGCTGTCGGTCGTTTCGCTCTATTTGCCGTCGGGATCGAGTTCGCCGGAGCGGCAGGAAGCCAAGTTCCGCTTCATGGACCGTTTCCACCCGGTGCTGGCCGATCTTGCCGCCAGCGGCCGCGATGTTGTCGTTTGCGGCGACTGGAACATCGCACATCGCGAGATCGACCTGAAGAACTGGAGGAGCAATCGAAAGAATTCCGGTTTTTTACCGGAGGAACGGGCCTGGGTCGGCAGGCTCCTGGACGAATCCGGCTGGGTTGACGCCTATCGGCGCCTTTATCCCGAAGCGACCGAGGAGTGTTACACCTGGTGGAGCAACCGCGGACAAGCCTGGGCCAAGAACGTCGGTTGGCGGCTCGATTATCAGTTGGCGACACCGGCGCTGGCGGCCTTGGCGCAATCGGCCTCGGTCTACAAGGAACAGCGGTTTTCCGATCACGCGCCATTGACGATCGACTACGACCGTATGCCATAG